One Thermicanus aegyptius DSM 12793 DNA segment encodes these proteins:
- a CDS encoding sensor histidine kinase produces the protein MILVGIFFYLTLYFLLRMVEDRFPVSHEFFVTFTFYGQFFLIISLIFFFDMLLDHLRVLFLQLVRIRLFFKRLHESDTTTDMIRQVEKTMRMIMKLPEIDYVWLYDSSWEADWKQQWYARQFRDERLTRIRRPSKEILHDYDGTDKKFLVIPFRHGGILYAALLIPNEEEVELDWFILQLFRLVSDALLAHIQKLKRDEHKALRMRDEVMQDFAQRLHDGLAQKIFFLSAQAYHLRNQSVKVLPKEEQILLQRMEEEIKEIHREIRKWLGDLQGEGESPSFFGAVKQLVDRLTRGSTMEVKIITKGEIWEEEVDYKEAIYLMVEELISNVLKHAKATRLAVTIEVTPLQWFLHVRDDGIGFNEQESLSRGKYGIEGMRRRVKGMGGTMVLKTEEGEGTDITVILPRKGMKGFAI, from the coding sequence GTGATCTTGGTTGGGATCTTCTTTTATCTCACCCTCTATTTTTTATTGCGGATGGTAGAGGATCGATTTCCGGTATCCCATGAGTTCTTTGTTACATTTACCTTCTACGGACAATTTTTTCTGATCATCTCTCTGATCTTTTTTTTCGATATGCTTCTTGATCATCTTCGGGTCCTTTTTCTACAACTGGTAAGAATCCGCCTTTTTTTTAAAAGGTTGCATGAGAGCGATACGACAACGGATATGATTCGTCAGGTTGAAAAGACGATGAGGATGATCATGAAACTCCCGGAAATTGATTATGTATGGCTTTACGATTCATCTTGGGAGGCGGATTGGAAACAGCAATGGTATGCGAGGCAGTTTCGCGATGAGCGCCTCACTCGAATTCGACGGCCAAGCAAGGAGATCCTGCATGATTATGACGGAACGGATAAGAAATTTTTGGTCATTCCTTTTCGCCATGGAGGGATTCTGTATGCGGCACTTCTCATCCCAAATGAAGAGGAGGTGGAGCTTGATTGGTTCATTCTGCAGCTCTTTCGCCTTGTATCGGATGCTCTTTTGGCGCATATTCAAAAGTTAAAGCGAGATGAGCATAAGGCGCTCCGTATGAGGGATGAGGTAATGCAGGATTTTGCGCAAAGGCTTCATGATGGTCTGGCCCAAAAGATTTTTTTTCTCTCAGCACAGGCTTATCATTTGAGGAATCAATCCGTGAAAGTTCTCCCCAAGGAGGAACAGATTTTATTGCAACGAATGGAGGAGGAGATTAAAGAAATTCACAGAGAGATAAGAAAATGGCTTGGGGATCTGCAGGGCGAAGGGGAATCCCCATCTTTTTTCGGTGCAGTTAAACAATTGGTGGATCGCTTAACCCGGGGATCAACGATGGAAGTAAAAATCATAACCAAAGGGGAGATTTGGGAGGAGGAAGTCGATTATAAAGAGGCCATTTATCTCATGGTGGAAGAACTGATCTCCAATGTTTTGAAACACGCCAAAGCGACTCGTCTTGCCGTCACCATCGAAGTGACTCCGCTTCAATGGTTTCTCCATGTGAGGGATGATGGGATTGGGTTTAATGAACAGGAAAGTTTATCCCGCGGCAAGTATGGCATTGAGGGAATGCGTCGGCGTGTGAAGGGAATGGGAGGGACAATGGTTTTAAAAACGGAAGAGGGGGAGGGAACGGATATCACTGTCATATTACCAAGAAAGGGGATGAAGGGTTTTGCCATATAA